From the Plasmodium vivax scf_7141 genomic scaffold, whole genome shotgun sequence genome, the window acatagaAAATGTgtatcattatattataaatgtaatatgtttttttcatataactTTTCTCATTATCGGAATGTATGGACtgcgtaaaaatatgttgatGCATGCTTATAATAGTTTATGCTTTGGcctaattaatttatattattgcaTAACTTTTGTAATAATACATCTatataaatgatatattttggATACATTATGTAATgaataatgtaaaattgaGTTATACTTTTTATACCGTGCGTACTTCATAGATAAATTTGATTTATTAAATagagttatattttttatattgtttcTTACGTTgatgatattttaaataaatttataatttatgaagaaataacgcAGCATGAACTATTCCCCCTGAAAAGGCATATCCATTTGACTATATCCAACATACCCACCACCATATTCCTGAAAATGTCCGAAATCTCCTGGTGGAAATCCTCCAAAAGTTCTAGGAATTTGACGGAAtcgtcctcttcttcctccaaagAAGGATCCAAATGGAGTATACTAAAatttagaagaaaatttaGAGAGTTTAgaacataattatatgatgacgataatttttttttagagtAATATAGACttatgtttataattttaaaactttgaataccttaaaaagtataaataaaacacccatcccaccagatacaccaaGTACAGGTGCTGGATCAACTTCTTTTATAAATCCAGAAATAGTATCTGTTATTGTCGCTGTGATCCCTGATGTAGTGCTTGTGTCCATAGTTTCATCTTTAAATCCACcatatcccctttttgtttgttccaGTTGTTCTTTTTGTGTTCTTAATCGTTCTGAATAAAATGATGATGGTCTTGCATATTCCTGCATTACTCTATATCCTTCGCCTCGTGGAGATTCTGTTCCAAATGATTGTTCTGTTTCAATTTCATGTGTTAATGCTGCTGATAATACGTTTTCTCTGTTGCTTAATAGTTCGTTAGTATCaagttttcccctttgtggtaagttttgtttttctaattcttctttttctttttgtctTTGTAATTGTTCTTGTTCTTGTTGTTGTTTCTGtatttgtctttttatttcttcttctgcgtgTCTCCTCTTTGCTTCGATTTCCTCCTGAcgttttaaatatttttttggttctTTGAATTCATATTTcctatatttacatatactATAATGTGGTAAATTTGATTCTACAGTTAATTTCTTAAGatctaataatttttcaattaaCTTATCATCCTTACCGTCTTCACTATCATAGTTTTCTAAGGCCTTATTATAAATTGCAATTATATTACCGAAAGCATCACAGCGGCCATTCTTGTCTAAATAGGTAGATGTAAGTTTATTATACCATTCATACAACTGATATAaggcattcatttttttaaattcatgtTCATCTAGATGTTTTAGCTTATTGATACATATATGAGAACGTGTACTTGTATTGTAGTCATAAACAAAATCcctaaaattattaaatgtcTGTTCATCACAATAGCCATAATTTTCGTTACGAATTCCATCATATAACAAGTAGTTTATATAGTTACAAGTAGCATCCCCATTATATGTACCAGCTGCAGCAAAAACTGCATGGTtgcttaaatatttttgtaatttagtAAAAACTTTAGGTAACCTAATAAGGTTCTTTCGTTCATTATGGGGATAACTTTTTTCAAAGTCCGAAACGTCACTAATAATGTTAAAACTCGTTTCATTTATTCTTTCGACAAATTGTCGTTTCATTTCTTTGTAACATCCATAACTATGATActaaaggagaaaaataattaattaatgtttataaaatgattaaaataaaattcgttgatataaatataattgttaAGTAAAGCATATAAAACATCTAAATATGcagttattatatatatggcCAATAATAAATGAAGTTTACTCCTGTAAAAGCTTTTGAACATGGCATTGTGTCAGAAGTAAAACATTCAAAAGagatataaatatacgtAATATGctaatttattattcaatCAAATATTAGAGTGATATAAATACCATATATAAGATAAACTTttaataaatcatttaaatataataaaagatTTTATATgtgcaatttattttagttAATACGCTtatgaaatttatatattacaattagtaatgaattaaaaaaataaaagaatataattaacacttttaatttagcattaaataaatattgatactataaatttacatttatataaatatagcaTATAATCCAGTATTTACATAACACTGtgaaatgaataatttataagaaaaattgttACGTTAAGCAATTCTGAATGTAATGAGTGTTTATCTTGATaaccttttaaaatattcactaatgttaaatatttattaatatatgttaatataatactataaatattattctttatatcTCGTAATTTTAGTTatgttaatttatattatgaaataataCTAGCACACTATATTAGTTCATTCTAATGTAAATTGAGAGGTTAAATGATTTATTGTgaattacaatatttttacatcaaGAAAAGAGGTGTTTAagtattcataaaatatataacaagtatataatatacgttaatattaaataatatgaaagttatttgaaatatatctactttatttatattaattttaatataattattttataaaatgaaaggcGTATCATATAATCTATGTgtgtttatatgtttttctcCGTTCTAAcgcttcataaaaatttccttttaatttgattaatataatagcatataaaaaaataataatagcataaaatatatgtcaTTAATTTGTGAACATAATGaattcttttataatattcatgTGGTATTATTAAagagtaatatatatttctttactttagatatttatttattttcatttttaagtattataacaattaatataatatatatactgaATATTATCAATCAGAGGTGTAGAAGGTGGTTAAAAATAATgctttctatatatatatatttatttgaataggtaataaaatataattatggaAAAACGttatttctatttatttttgtattataataCTATTACTATCttaatttacatttcatattttaacttaatttatcatttataatttaaagtGTATTCTCTCTATATATAATTGATGAGTAAGTTTCACGATAATTAGCAGTAGATTATGTAATggctattttatttgtattataataattttttggaatgaTTAATATGTTCGCAATtaagttattaaaaataaataaattctgAGATAAATCATTGATAGTTTCgaaattatgtaaattttatattaaattaagttataattttttcattaaaatttttgtatcACCATATatgattaatttattttttatagcaAAAGATATATTCAATTATCCATTCACTCCATATTTGATCAATTTTGTGTTGATcttaaacataatatatgagggattattttttttattataatttgaatattgtgaattcattaaaattatataatttacaaagaatataaattaatatattatttttaaaagtaaatgatatatatcgggtagaaaaataaataacagaaaattttatcattgcATGTCAAATAGTTAAAAGATTAAATACAATTCACTTACGCaaatattatgtaaaatatcatttcatttcaaaaataataacaaaaaagtgtattaaacaaatatatacaaatataatcatattaacaaataaaacacatatatatataaaattgagcAAAATTTACATggataatataaatactTACCTTCATCAGAATTCAACCAAATGAAGGGTATTGTAAAGcgttaaattatatattgtttttaaagATTCTCATATagtttgaaataaaaatttatgaaaaactTTGTTATTGATTATTTTAGAATGATGATTTATCAAAATGTTAATTAGTGAAGGGAAATTTTTCGGTAGTTATTTCATATCTGAAAATTGgctttatatttcttatgaGTTAGACACTAACTTTATATAGCCGGATGCccattatttaatttgttatgtatattttcatatttattaaaattgcgTAATCCTTTGCACTAATAAATGTCAtcttgtatataaaaaatttccatgTATGTGTTATAAccctatttttattcttagaaacacaatataaatttaggtgttcatatttatttattatataatagttttttaatagataaaaaatatatatacttattattaaatgttttttcttaacaTGATACAGTTTAATCTTAATGTATAATCGACATAGTACTTATTATGTTTACATATCAGttctttgtaaaatattgATTTTATGCTTCtataattttgaaatttttttaaagatcaCTTAAGCATAAATTTCTAAATTgtaaatgtacttttttagTGTTTCCTTATAATGATTCAACATAAGGTAATTAGTTGGTTAACAAAGGTTACAAaggtattatataaatatatgatttaaaTGTAACACTTAAATTCatcattaaattataataaaattttttattccatcATTTTCATAATGTATTTCTatttaatgttatattttttttacaaatgcgACAGCCACCTAACATATGTTACTTccaaaaaaagacaaatatttACCTTACTATAACTTATTTTACTTTAGtttcaatttaaaaaaccaATGATGCTGTTTATATAAACACAGAAAAGgttaattatgttttaatttttgatcgatgtaaaaaaaatatcgaatAAGACATATAATAGTATACAATCAATTGAATtacaatatgtatatatgtattaaataaaaaaatttacaaaaaaatatactgtTTTATATGGcttcattttaattacaataaCGAAACCCgtattttccatatttttttttaaaagtgtacTTTTATGTAATATGACGCAAATATTTCTAcgcaaaattaacaaaaaatataattaaaaatatacgaccaaaaaaatattaattttcattgcataattaattatatatacgaatgatcaattatttaatatacattttgatCAAATGATGAATATTCAAAAGCGCCATACGAAAATGGGATACTTCTTTCGTCATCCATAATTGAAGGTTCTTGTATTACACTATTCAATTCTTCATTGATACCTACTCCTTTCTTCCTATTCTTTTTAGTAAGAACCCTCCACAAAGGAGTGTActataaaggaaaaattggtaaatttataatttaattaatatatataattaaaaaaaaaatgaagagtttttttaatgcaataACTTATagtttactttaaaaaggagggccAAGAGCAGAACAATTCCCATGGGTGCTGAAGCCTGTATGATGTGATCTTTATTTGATATTGCTTCGAAAAATTTACTAAAAATGTCTAATTGATTATCATTATCAGTAACTAATCCACTACCATTTTCTGCATTACAAGGTGTTCCAATACATAAATGTTCACTACCAAGTTCTTgaccatttttaatttctctaCCATTCGCTGCACCACCAACACCTTCATCATAAGTTTTACCATTAAGACTTGTATCACCAGAAGATACACCTTCGGATGATGCACTAACAAAGTTTTCTTTCTCGGTATCTAAAAGACCACCAGCTTTGGGGACATGTGCTACGTCATTAGTGCCTGGTCTAATATTATCTTTGTCGTCA encodes:
- a CDS encoding variable surface protein Vir6-like (encoded by transcript PVX_104695A), which encodes MKRQFVERINETSFNIISDVSDFEKSYPHNERKNLIRLPKVFTKLQKYLSNHAVFAAAGTYNGDATCNYINYLLYDGIRNENYGYCDEQTFNNFRDFVYDYNTSTRSHICINKLKHLDEHEFKKMNALYQLYEWYNKLTSTYLDKNGRCDAFGNIIAIYNKALENYDSEDGKDDKLIEKLLDLKKLTVESNLPHYSICKYRKYEFKEPKKYLKRQEEIEAKRRHAEEEIKRQIQKQQQEQEQLQRQKEKEELEKQNLPQRGKLDTNELLSNRENVLSAALTHEIETEQSFGTESPRGEGYRVMQEYARPSSFYSERLRTQKEQLEQTKRGYGGFKDETMDTSTTSGITATITDTISGFIKEVDPAPVLGVSGGMGVLFILFKYTPFGSFFGGRRGRFRQIPRTFGGFPPGDFGHFQEYGGGYVGYSQMDMPFQGE